TTGCAGGATTGATGTCGACACAGACGACGCGCGTCGTCGATGGAAGGCAGTTACCGACGGCAACGGAGTGGAGCAGCGTCGAGAGCATGAGCACCATGTCGGCTTCGTGTGCTTGTTCGCGGATGGCGTTCTGTGCCTCGATGGTGTCTGTGATCGTGTCGGGCAGTGGTCCGTCGTCTCGGATCGATCCCGCAAGAACGAACGGCACGTCGTTGGCCACGCATTCGTACATCACGCCGGAAGTGATGAGGTCGTCCTCGACGGCGTTCTCGATGCTTCCTGCTCGGATCACTTCGCTCAACGCGTAGATGTGGTGTTTGTGTCCCCGACGTGGGTGATCAAGCGTCTCGGTGTTCATGCCCAGCGAGGTCCCGTACAGATCGCGCTCGATGTCGTGAACGGCGAACCCATTGCCAGCCGACAGCATGTCGATGTATCCCTTCCGAACGAGCCGGGCGAGATCTTCGCGTGCCCCAGAATGGATGAGTGCCGGGCCACACACCGCGAGTATCGACCCATCTTCGGCTTTCGTCTGTGTGATCGCCTCTGCGATCTTCTCGATCGTCGATTCGGATGGGCGCTCACTCGAAACCCCTCCTTGCATGAACCCAAACGCTCCAGACCGTTCCCGAGGGCGCTCGGGCGGACGGACCCGGATGCCGCTCTCACCAGTGACGACGAGATCCCCTTCCTCGATGGCGTTCAACACTTTCGCCCGAGCGCGAGCTGGCTGGCCGTTACCGTTTCGCTCGACGACGACTGCACAGTCCATTTCGATCCGGTCGACGGCCAACCATTCACCCTCGATCCGGATGTCCGTGGGGTGGTTGGTCGTCGAATAAAACCCAGGCGGGACGACCTGATCGGCTGGTGCGGGTTCGACCGTTGCGTCCCGTGGATCGATGGGTGTTGCGCCGTTCTGATGGAGTTCGTGGATGATCGTTTGGAGGTCGTCGTCGGTGTCGGCGCTCACGACTAACCGTGCGTAGGATTTCTCCGTTTTTGACCGGCCGATGTCGAACTCTTCGACCTCAAACGATCCCCCCATGTCCATGATCACACCGAAACACGACTGTAACGTCCCCGAGTCGATGATGTGACCCGCTAGCTCGACCGAGCGAGAGACTGTCATACCTCCAGATTAACGAGGCGAACAATATCGGTTGTGTCTCGTATCAAGCGTGTTTGTCTCGGCCACGCCGTTGGGATCAGACGTCTACGCGTCGGTCGACGGTCCACGAACACTCGCTCTTCCGGACGAGCCGATCGTACATCGCCCGGAGTCCGGCCGATGTCGTATCGGGAAGAACATGGAGCGTGACAGTGCCGTCACGGATCGATACGCGGAACGTGTCGCTGGTCTCCTCATCGTGGACGAGAAACACCGCTATCGGGAGATCGAACCAGTCACCGTACCGATACGGACCGGTGTCGAGCACGTCGGCGAGCAACGACTCCACTGTCCCGGCCCGTCCGTCCATCGGCGTGAGCGTGAACGCAACGTCTCCTTCGTAGTGGACCGTGCGGTTAGTGTACCGCCGCTCGGGATGGACCGGAATCTCGAACGTCGGATCGTCAGCCACGGATAGGCGTTGTTCGCCACTCGATTTAAATTATTGTATATTCATCAATGCATTATTTTCTCGGCTAGGGGTGTTCGATATATCGTGGTGTCTTTATGCTGTGCGGCGGTTTATCAGGGGTATGTGTGGTCGATACAGCCTGTTCGTCGATCCGGAGACGATCGAGGAGCGGTTCGGTGTCCAGATGAGGTTCGATTTCGAGCCGCGATACAACGCGGCGCCCGGACAGCAACTTCCGATCGTATGCGATGAGACCCGAACGTCGGTCACGCGAGCACAGTGGGGGCTGGTGCCCTCGTGGGCGGACGAACCGAGTACGAATCTGATCAACGCCCGATCCGAAACGGTCGCACAAACGTCGGCGTTTCAGGACGCGTACTGGAACCGTCGGTGTCTCGTGCCAGTCGACGGGTTTTACGAGTGGGTCGACATGAACGGTGAGCACAAACGACCCGTCCGGATCACCAGCACAGATGACCAGCCGTTTGCGTTGGCGGGACTCTGGGAGACGTGGACCCCGACTCACACACAAACGGGTTTGAGTGACTTTTCGAACGGTGATAGGGGGGTGGGTGCTTCCGAGCCGTTGGTGTCGTTCACCGTCTTGACGCGCGAACCGAACGATACTGTGAGTGAGTACCACGACCGGATGCCGGTCGTTCTCGCAGAACGCGAAGAGTCGGGGTGGTTAGACGGTGTGGGGATCGATGCGCTTGACCCCACTCCCGAGGACGTGCTCCGTGGCTACCCGGTGTCGACGGCCGTAAACAATCCTGCCAACGACTCCCCGGCCGTGGTCGAAGAGGTCGATCCGTCCGGCTCGTAGCTATGGCGTTTCGGATGTGTTTGCCCCATCTCTTCGAAATCGGTTCCACCGTGGACCGAGCCCTGCGTCGCACCCTCGCCTACCGTATCGATTCGAGTCAGTAATTCGTGCCATGCCGGCGTGAATGACATAGTTGCACGTATTGTACTGATAATATTATTCAGTTAGCATCATGTTTTTATCTGTACTTTTCTAGGTGTATAAAATAAATCGAGTTCGGATAGCGAACCGTTTTTTCGGTGGGGAGCAACGCTGAGGTATGGACGTTCAGGAGATAGCGGAGCTGTCGCCAGCCGATCGGCGCGCGCTGTTCGATCGAAGCGGTGGCGTCGACGACGCCCGTGGTACCGCCTGTGAGATCATCGACCGCGTGCGCGAGGAGGGCGATAGCGCGCTCCGTGCGTATGCCACGGAGTTCGACGGCTGTGAGATCGGCAACATCGAGATCACTGCCGAGGCTGCCCGTGCGGCGGATGAGGTCGATCCGGAGCTGAAAACTCACATCGAGACGGCCGCCGAAAACATCCGGGCGTTCCACGAGACTCAGCTTCCGGAGGATTGGCGGCGATCGTTCGAGGGGCGGGAGTTGGGCCGACGGTTCCGGCCGATCGAGCGCGTCGGCGTCTACACGCCCGGCGGAACGGCATCGTACCCTTCCAGTGCACTCATGGGAATCATTCCTGCCAGTGTGGCCGGTGTCGATCACATCGCCGTGGCGACCCCCCCGGCTGAAACGCTCGATACGACGACACTCGCGGCCATCCACATCGCTGGTGCGGATTCGGTGTACCAGAGCGGCGGTGCACAGGCCATCGCGGCGCTTGCCTACGGCACCGAAACGGTGTCGGCGACTGAGAAGATCGTCGGACCCGGAAACCGCTTCGTTACCGCCGCGAAAGCCGAGGTTCGAGGCGACGTAGAGATCGATGTCCTCGCCGGACCGAGCGAACTCGTGGTGGTGGTAGACGATACAGCCGATCCCGCGCTCGTCGCGGCGGACATGATCGCTCAAGCCGAACACGATCCCGATGCAGCCGTCGTCGCCGTGACCGATGACGCGGCGCTCGCAACGGCTATCACCGACGCTATCGACGACCAAGCGAGCAACCGGACGCGCGAGGAGATCATTCACGAAGCGCTTGGTGGCGACGCGAGCGGGGTATTTCTCACCCGATCGCTTTCCGAGGCGGTGTTGTTCGCCGAAGAGTACGCACCCGAACACCTATCGATCCAAGCCGCCGACGAGGAAGCGTTACTCGAACGCATCGACAGCGCAGGAAGCGTCTTTCTCGGTCCGTACACGCCGGTTGCAGCCGGTGATTACGCCACTGGCACGAACCACGTGCTCCCCACCAACGGCCGCGCGCGGGTGACCGGTGGACTCTCGGTCGAAACGTTTCTCCGGTCGACGACCGTCCAGCGACTCGACCGGACGGCACTCTCGGAACTCCGATCGACGATCACGGCACTCGCCGAAACCGAAGGACTAGAAGCCCACGCAGCGAGCATCGAGCGACGGTTTGAGGACTGAGCCGACGACGATCCGGATCATGGGGTTATCGTTCCGTTCTATGACCAGTTCCACGTTTATATTCGCCGATCAATGATAATGTATATATTCGGTGGCTTTTATGTTGTGGGTAGATCCCAACTTTTCGAGCCATCCACTCTTGGGTATCCGAGGGGGCAGTGAATATATGGTCAACATATCGTCGTTCGGACGGGTCGAGATCGTCATCCTGCTCATCATTTCCCTAGCCGCTGGTGGTGTCATCGTTTCGACGGTGATGACCGCTACGGGGGAATCGACTGACACCGGTGATACGCACTCGCAGGCGACGGAGATAGAGACATCCGGCACAGTTACTGATGAGATTGCTCCTGGTGAGGCCGATTGGTACACTGTCGATCTCACCGCTGGAGAGGGACTTACCGCACAGATACGCTCTAACTCCCCCGGAAAGGGGGTTGGAGTCGCGTTGTACGATCCGGATGGCGTTCCCATCCAACCCACAGAGGGAGGAGATGCCAGTGAATCGAATGGGCAGCCGGTCAGCGGCGCGGTCATCGAGCGCTCCGGGACACATTACGTGAAAGTCACAGCGGATTCCTCCCGGTCCGGACCCGTCTCCTATGAACTGTCGGTGTCCACCACGAAGCTCGACCGACACGATCCAAACGAACACCAGTCACAGGCAGTGTCGATCACTCCGGGATCGACGGTGTCCGGCGTGATGACCGACTACGATCAGGAGTATTTCGCCGTGGATGCTACCGCCGGTGACGCGCTCTCGCTCGAAACCATCGCCAACGGTGGCTCCCTCGGACCGGTGACCGTGTTCGGGCCCGACGGCGAGAAGATTCATACGGCGTCGGATGGAACCGTCAACGGCGTTCGACTGCCCGACGACGGCCGATACGTCATCCATCTCGCTGCGGATCTCAAACCAACCGAAACTCTCGATTACAGTTTCAAAGCGACGACGACTGCCGAACAGACGAACACGACAGGCTCACGTCAGATCACACCGGGGAACCCCATTCGCGGAACGACCGATTCGAAACCGACCACTCACACTATCGATCTCACGAAAGGGCAAGGGCTTAGCGTCGCACTCACGCACGAAAACCGAACCGATCACAGTGAGTCGTTGTCGTTTTCCATTTCGGATCCGAGCGGAGCTGAAGTCGGTGCCACGCCTGCTGATTCCCGAGGGGCCTACAGCACCACTCCGGGGACGACCACCGCCGTCGGTGGCGTCGTCGCCGACCAGACCGGAACGTACACCATCAGCGTGACCGGGGATCCGAACACGAACTATTCGCTGTCCGTCGAAACTGATCAGATCGATAAACATGATCCAAACGAACAGCCCGGCACAGCGACTCCCATCGAGGGTAATACGACGATAGCAGGTGTTATAACCGGGTACGACCGGGACGTGTACGCAACCGAACTTCAGGCAGGGCAAACCATCACGGTCTCTTCAACCGCCCGAGGTGGATTCGAATCGGCGCTGTGGGTTGGAGGACCCAACGCGACGGCCCAGTCTCACAACAGTCAGGAACATTCGTTCGGTGAGACCACCATCACGGGTGCACCCGGAGGTTCCGATCTTACATTCACTGCCAACCAGACCGGAACCTACTTTTTCAAAGTCGCTCCCCATCCCACTACGTCGAGCGCTCCGATGTTTCACAAGTCGGTCTCCTATAAAATAACGACCGCCGTTTCGAACGACATTAGCACGCTCAACGTCTCCTCTGGCAAACAAACCACCATAACACCGACGACGATCACGGAGACGACGAACTCGACGACGGTCACCCCGACCGAGACGCTTACTGCACCGATCACGGCACCGAATCAATCGTCATCGTCGCCACTCAGTGCGGGGGATTCCACGACTGAACGTCCCATGATCAACGTCGGAACGGGTGCGCTCTTTGCGTTTGGTAGCGTGTTTGCGGCCTTTGCCTGCGTCGGTGCGATCGAGTGGTGGCGACAATCGGGTGGTCACTGATAGCACCAGTATTCATCAATAAATCAATTCGTCGCTGTTCTCGGCCATATAGAGGGTACGCGCGGCGATGTTGACCGCGTGGTCGCCGACCCGTTCGAGATCACGAATGGTAAGAAGGAGGCGCGAGACAGCCTGCATGAGCTCTTCGACGTCCTCCTCTCGATTCTGCCCGTCGAACTCCGTTTCGATGAGGTCTCGGACGA
The sequence above is drawn from the Halocatena salina genome and encodes:
- a CDS encoding TIGR00300 family protein — protein: MTVSRSVELAGHIIDSGTLQSCFGVIMDMGGSFEVEEFDIGRSKTEKSYARLVVSADTDDDLQTIIHELHQNGATPIDPRDATVEPAPADQVVPPGFYSTTNHPTDIRIEGEWLAVDRIEMDCAVVVERNGNGQPARARAKVLNAIEEGDLVVTGESGIRVRPPERPRERSGAFGFMQGGVSSERPSESTIEKIAEAITQTKAEDGSILAVCGPALIHSGAREDLARLVRKGYIDMLSAGNGFAVHDIERDLYGTSLGMNTETLDHPRRGHKHHIYALSEVIRAGSIENAVEDDLITSGVMYECVANDVPFVLAGSIRDDGPLPDTITDTIEAQNAIREQAHEADMVLMLSTLLHSVAVGNCLPSTTRVVCVDINPATVTQLLDRGSAQAVGMVTDIGTFIPMLADTILDSQ
- a CDS encoding SOS response-associated peptidase codes for the protein MCGRYSLFVDPETIEERFGVQMRFDFEPRYNAAPGQQLPIVCDETRTSVTRAQWGLVPSWADEPSTNLINARSETVAQTSAFQDAYWNRRCLVPVDGFYEWVDMNGEHKRPVRITSTDDQPFALAGLWETWTPTHTQTGLSDFSNGDRGVGASEPLVSFTVLTREPNDTVSEYHDRMPVVLAEREESGWLDGVGIDALDPTPEDVLRGYPVSTAVNNPANDSPAVVEEVDPSGS
- the hisD gene encoding histidinol dehydrogenase, which encodes MDVQEIAELSPADRRALFDRSGGVDDARGTACEIIDRVREEGDSALRAYATEFDGCEIGNIEITAEAARAADEVDPELKTHIETAAENIRAFHETQLPEDWRRSFEGRELGRRFRPIERVGVYTPGGTASYPSSALMGIIPASVAGVDHIAVATPPAETLDTTTLAAIHIAGADSVYQSGGAQAIAALAYGTETVSATEKIVGPGNRFVTAAKAEVRGDVEIDVLAGPSELVVVVDDTADPALVAADMIAQAEHDPDAAVVAVTDDAALATAITDAIDDQASNRTREEIIHEALGGDASGVFLTRSLSEAVLFAEEYAPEHLSIQAADEEALLERIDSAGSVFLGPYTPVAAGDYATGTNHVLPTNGRARVTGGLSVETFLRSTTVQRLDRTALSELRSTITALAETEGLEAHAASIERRFED